The Petropleomorpha daqingensis genome includes a window with the following:
- a CDS encoding DNA polymerase domain-containing protein gives MADDERDGVALSSLDAPLGDGLGVTKGDLVDYVDAFADRLLPQLAGRPLSVKRVRPGQEPFMQRNVSKGAPDWVRTVAVWSFGAHREVHQVLCDDRRTLLWLANQRAVEFHVPFFRAGHETEPTGLVIDLDPPEDADFSVVVQAAGLVRQALEDSGLAGAVKTSGSKGVHIVVPVRGSGPEDVAAATRGLAARAAALDPDLATTAYIKEDRHGRVFLDSTRSGSSTIVSAYSPRLRPGLPVSTPVAWDALADVRPGEVTVTTAAERIGDADPWTAALPDPQDLPADLVTEGHTIPVARVAAMHEGKRRKRAAQEG, from the coding sequence ATGGCGGACGACGAGCGGGACGGCGTCGCGCTGTCCAGCCTCGACGCGCCGCTCGGCGACGGCCTCGGGGTGACCAAGGGAGACCTGGTCGACTACGTCGACGCCTTCGCCGACCGTCTCCTGCCGCAACTGGCCGGCCGGCCGCTGTCGGTCAAGCGCGTGCGTCCCGGCCAGGAACCGTTCATGCAGCGCAACGTGTCGAAGGGTGCACCGGACTGGGTGCGCACCGTGGCCGTCTGGTCCTTCGGTGCCCACCGCGAGGTGCACCAGGTGCTCTGCGACGACCGACGGACGCTGCTGTGGCTGGCCAACCAGCGCGCGGTCGAGTTCCACGTGCCGTTCTTCCGGGCCGGCCACGAGACCGAGCCGACCGGGTTGGTCATCGACCTCGACCCGCCCGAGGACGCCGACTTCTCCGTCGTGGTGCAGGCCGCCGGCCTGGTCCGGCAGGCGCTGGAGGACAGCGGCCTGGCCGGTGCGGTGAAGACCAGCGGGTCGAAGGGCGTGCACATCGTGGTGCCGGTGCGCGGATCGGGTCCGGAGGACGTCGCCGCGGCGACCCGCGGGCTCGCGGCCCGCGCCGCCGCGCTGGACCCCGACCTCGCCACGACGGCGTACATCAAGGAGGACCGGCACGGCCGGGTGTTCCTCGACTCGACCCGCTCGGGATCGTCGACGATCGTGTCCGCCTACAGCCCGCGGCTGCGCCCGGGCCTGCCCGTCTCGACCCCGGTGGCCTGGGACGCGCTCGCCGACGTCCGGCCCGGCGAGGTCACGGTGACGACGGCGGCCGAGCGGATCGGCGACGCCGACCCGTGGACCGCCGCGCTGCCCGATCCGCAGGACCTGCCGGCCGACCTCGTCACCGAGGGCCACACCATTCCCGTCGCGCGGGTTGCTGCCATGCACGAGGGCAAGCGTCGCAAGCGGGCCGCTCAGGAAGGCTGA
- a CDS encoding DUF4262 domain-containing protein, translating into MTTDPQLIAWLDQEDAHVARMIREHRFAVTYVWGEGPDEPAFGYTTGLFGLGHPELVMVGLGQDSTHHDLNRAAGLVVDGRDLVPGERLTWPGWAGSLVVETLPNPGEILFGANRFYRRPDEHSVPAFQLAWPHRDGTFPWDAGYPCGPDCQPRPGTWRA; encoded by the coding sequence ATGACGACAGATCCGCAGCTCATCGCCTGGCTCGACCAGGAGGACGCGCACGTCGCCCGGATGATCCGGGAACACCGCTTCGCCGTCACCTACGTGTGGGGGGAGGGGCCGGACGAACCGGCCTTCGGCTACACGACCGGCCTGTTCGGGCTCGGGCATCCCGAACTGGTCATGGTGGGCCTCGGCCAGGACTCGACCCACCACGACCTGAACCGGGCGGCCGGTCTGGTCGTCGACGGCCGCGACCTCGTGCCGGGGGAGCGGCTGACCTGGCCAGGATGGGCGGGCAGCCTCGTCGTCGAGACCCTGCCCAATCCCGGCGAGATCCTGTTCGGCGCCAACCGGTTCTACCGGCGCCCGGACGAGCACTCGGTGCCGGCCTTCCAGCTGGCCTGGCCGCACCGCGACGGGACCTTTCCCTGGGACGCCGGCTATCCGTGCGGACCGGACTGCCAGCCCCGGCCGGGGACCTGGCGAGCGTGA
- a CDS encoding DUF4188 domain-containing protein: MAPIHRGRYAAELDGDFVVFLIGARLNKPWLAVRSFLDLGGRRRGMQAMLTYLTEHPEKGLLGYRMGFSTIVQYWRSFEHLEAFARDEELLHREAWLQWYRRDPKGRTGIWHETYLVRAGEYEAIYADMPEAGLAAAGRAVPLKRNSTARLRMRSAA, encoded by the coding sequence ATGGCGCCGATCCATCGCGGTCGCTACGCAGCCGAGCTCGACGGAGACTTCGTGGTCTTCCTGATCGGGGCGCGCCTGAACAAGCCGTGGCTCGCGGTGCGCAGCTTCCTCGACCTCGGCGGCAGGCGGCGGGGCATGCAGGCGATGCTGACCTACCTGACCGAGCACCCGGAGAAGGGACTGCTGGGCTACCGGATGGGCTTCTCCACGATCGTGCAGTACTGGCGCAGCTTCGAGCACCTCGAGGCGTTCGCGCGCGACGAGGAGCTCCTGCACCGCGAGGCCTGGCTGCAGTGGTACCGGCGCGACCCGAAGGGCCGCACGGGGATCTGGCACGAGACCTACCTCGTGCGGGCCGGCGAGTACGAGGCGATCTACGCGGACATGCCCGAGGCCGGGTTGGCCGCAGCCGGCCGCGCGGTCCCGCTGAAGAGGAACAGCACGGCCCGGCTTCGGATGCGATCGGCTGCCTGA
- a CDS encoding monooxygenase family protein has product MAEIRRSRFSAEIDGDFVVLLIGPRFNKPWLLPQILGDLGGRRRGMKAMLTELAAHPEKGLLGYRMGFPTIVQYWRSFEHLEAFARDPGDLHRPTWLEYFRRDTRGRTGFWHETFLVRAGEYEAIYDHVPVAGLAAAGRPVPVDRSSSARMRLRTPAHLGNGHRMRGVGRP; this is encoded by the coding sequence ATGGCCGAGATCCGACGGAGCCGGTTCAGCGCCGAGATCGACGGCGACTTCGTCGTCCTGCTCATCGGGCCGCGGTTCAACAAGCCCTGGTTGCTGCCGCAGATCCTCGGCGACCTCGGCGGCCGGCGGCGCGGGATGAAAGCCATGCTCACCGAGCTCGCGGCCCATCCCGAGAAGGGGCTGCTGGGCTACCGGATGGGTTTCCCGACGATCGTGCAGTACTGGCGCAGCTTCGAGCACCTCGAGGCGTTCGCGCGCGATCCGGGCGACCTGCACCGGCCGACCTGGCTGGAGTACTTCCGCCGCGACACCCGGGGCCGCACCGGCTTCTGGCACGAGACCTTCCTGGTGCGCGCCGGGGAGTACGAGGCGATCTACGACCACGTCCCGGTGGCCGGGCTCGCCGCTGCCGGCAGACCGGTGCCCGTCGACCGGTCGAGCAGCGCGCGGATGCGGCTGCGCACCCCGGCCCACCTCGGCAACGGTCACCGGATGCGCGGAGTGGGCCGTCCGTGA
- a CDS encoding low temperature requirement protein A — protein sequence MTSEGTRPRPDRRRRTWIRPTDEHSGVTTLELFFDLVFVFAITQVTAFMADDLGWRGALRGLVLLALMWWAWCSYAWLGNQARADEGVVRGAMIGAMAALFVVALCIPEAWGDEGGGISAPVLLAVCLGLVRLGHLGVYVIAAGGDASLRRTVLRTAVPVAVAAVLLVVGAVLGGATQTALWALALVVDYTGIYLLGGGWRLPAPGHFAERYGLIVIIALGESLIAVGVGATHLPVTVPIVAAALLGLTVSLAMWWLYFDVVAPVAERVLRGKQGQERVRLARDSYTYLHFPMVAGIIYLALGLKKVAQYVSGTDHHALTDPLKGTPLWALYGGVAAYLLAHLAFRERNVGSINRPRAVVVVVLLLAPLVVGSLPALAQLAVLAAVLVALIAFEVVRYAEARAAVRADEGHH from the coding sequence GTGACCAGCGAGGGCACCCGCCCCCGTCCCGACCGCCGGCGACGCACCTGGATCCGCCCGACGGACGAGCACTCCGGCGTCACCACCCTCGAGCTGTTCTTCGACCTGGTCTTCGTCTTCGCGATCACCCAGGTGACCGCCTTCATGGCCGACGACCTGGGCTGGCGCGGCGCGCTGCGCGGGCTGGTGCTGCTCGCGCTGATGTGGTGGGCCTGGTGCAGCTACGCCTGGCTCGGCAACCAGGCGCGCGCCGACGAGGGAGTGGTCCGCGGGGCGATGATCGGCGCGATGGCGGCGCTGTTCGTCGTCGCGCTGTGCATCCCGGAGGCGTGGGGCGACGAGGGCGGTGGGATCAGCGCCCCGGTCCTGCTCGCCGTCTGCCTCGGGCTGGTGCGGCTGGGCCATCTCGGGGTCTACGTGATCGCCGCCGGCGGCGACGCCTCGCTGCGCCGGACCGTGCTGCGCACCGCCGTCCCCGTCGCGGTGGCCGCCGTCCTGCTGGTGGTCGGAGCCGTGCTCGGCGGCGCGACGCAGACGGCGCTGTGGGCGCTGGCCCTGGTCGTCGACTACACCGGCATCTACCTGCTCGGCGGCGGCTGGCGGCTGCCCGCGCCGGGGCACTTCGCCGAGCGGTACGGGCTGATCGTGATCATCGCGCTGGGGGAGTCGCTGATCGCCGTCGGGGTCGGCGCGACCCACCTGCCGGTCACGGTGCCGATCGTCGCGGCCGCGCTGCTGGGGCTCACCGTCAGCCTGGCGATGTGGTGGTTGTACTTCGACGTCGTCGCGCCGGTTGCCGAGCGGGTGCTGCGCGGGAAGCAGGGCCAGGAGCGGGTGCGGCTGGCCCGCGACAGCTACACCTACCTGCACTTCCCGATGGTCGCCGGGATCATCTACCTCGCCCTGGGGCTGAAGAAGGTCGCCCAGTACGTCTCCGGGACCGACCACCACGCCCTCACCGACCCGCTGAAGGGCACCCCGCTGTGGGCGCTCTACGGCGGGGTGGCCGCCTACCTGCTCGCCCACCTCGCCTTCCGCGAGCGCAACGTCGGCTCGATCAACCGGCCGCGAGCCGTGGTGGTCGTCGTCCTGCTGCTCGCCCCGCTGGTGGTCGGTTCACTGCCCGCGCTGGCGCAGCTCGCGGTGCTGGCCGCCGTCCTGGTGGCCCTCATCGCCTTCGAGGTGGTCCGCTACGCCGAGGCGCGCGCCGCCGTCCGGGCCGACGAGGGCCACCACTGA
- the gndA gene encoding NADP-dependent phosphogluconate dehydrogenase — translation MTSQIGVTGLAVMGANLARNLARHGHQVVLHNRTQARTDALMAAHGGEGDFVPTTSTEEFVQSLQRPRSILIMVQAGPGTDAVIDELVPLLDEGDIVIDGGNARYQDTQRRTAALAERGLHFVGTGVSGGEEGALNGPSIMPGGSDESYAIVGPMLESIAAVVDGTPCCTHVGTDGAGHFVKMVHNGIEYADMQLIAEAYDLLRHRLGLSPKEIGDVFASWNEGDLDSYLIEITAEVLRHDDAATGKPFVDVVLDQAEQKGTGRWTVQSALDLGVPVSGIAEAVFARALSGHAEQRAAAQKVLPGPQVELDPVEDRDAYIEAVRQALYASKVVAYAQGFDQIAAGAEENGWTVDRGALATIWRGGCIIRARFLDRIRQAFADEPDLTTLLTHDYFRDAVAAAQDGWRRVVTDAARYGIPAPGFASALAYYDGLRAERLPAALIQGLRDFFGAHTYRRVDRDGVFHTLWGDDRREETR, via the coding sequence ATGACCTCTCAGATCGGCGTGACCGGCCTCGCCGTCATGGGCGCCAACCTGGCCCGCAACCTCGCGCGGCACGGCCACCAGGTGGTCCTGCACAACCGCACCCAGGCGCGGACCGATGCGCTGATGGCCGCCCACGGCGGTGAGGGCGACTTCGTGCCGACGACGAGCACCGAGGAGTTCGTCCAGTCGCTGCAGCGGCCGCGCAGCATCCTGATCATGGTGCAGGCCGGCCCGGGGACCGACGCCGTCATCGACGAGCTCGTGCCGCTGCTCGACGAGGGTGACATCGTCATCGACGGCGGCAACGCCCGGTACCAGGACACCCAGCGGCGGACGGCGGCGCTGGCCGAGCGCGGGCTGCACTTCGTCGGCACCGGGGTCAGCGGCGGCGAGGAGGGCGCGCTCAACGGCCCGAGCATCATGCCCGGCGGCTCGGACGAGTCCTACGCGATCGTCGGGCCGATGCTTGAGAGCATCGCCGCGGTGGTCGACGGCACGCCGTGCTGCACCCACGTGGGCACCGACGGCGCCGGCCACTTCGTGAAGATGGTGCACAACGGCATCGAGTACGCCGACATGCAGCTCATCGCCGAGGCCTACGACCTGCTGCGGCACCGGCTGGGGCTGTCCCCCAAGGAGATCGGCGACGTCTTCGCGAGCTGGAACGAGGGCGATCTCGACTCCTACCTGATCGAGATCACCGCCGAGGTGCTCCGGCACGACGACGCCGCGACCGGCAAGCCGTTCGTCGACGTCGTCCTGGACCAGGCGGAGCAGAAGGGCACCGGGCGCTGGACCGTGCAGTCGGCGCTCGACCTCGGCGTCCCGGTCAGCGGCATCGCCGAGGCCGTCTTCGCCCGGGCCCTGTCCGGGCACGCCGAGCAGCGCGCCGCTGCGCAGAAGGTGCTGCCCGGACCGCAGGTCGAGCTCGACCCGGTCGAGGACCGCGACGCCTACATCGAGGCGGTCCGCCAGGCGCTGTACGCGTCGAAGGTGGTGGCCTACGCGCAGGGCTTCGACCAGATCGCCGCCGGCGCCGAGGAGAACGGCTGGACCGTCGACCGCGGCGCCCTGGCCACCATCTGGCGCGGCGGGTGCATCATCCGGGCCCGGTTCCTCGACCGGATCCGGCAGGCCTTCGCCGACGAGCCGGACCTCACCACGCTGCTCACCCACGACTACTTCCGCGACGCGGTGGCCGCGGCGCAGGACGGCTGGCGGCGGGTGGTCACCGACGCCGCCCGGTACGGCATCCCGGCGCCCGGGTTCGCCAGCGCGCTGGCCTACTACGACGGGCTGCGCGCCGAGCGCCTGCCGGCCGCGCTCATCCAGGGCCTGCGGGACTTCTTCGGCGCGCACACCTATCGGCGGGTCGACCGCGACGGCGTCTTCCACACCCTCTGGGGCGACGACCGCCGGGAGGAGACCCGCTGA
- the bcp gene encoding thioredoxin-dependent thiol peroxidase, with protein MTETDVAPVRLSPGDPAPDFTLPDADGNPVSLSSHRGRRVIVYCYPAALTPGCTTQAVDFTAAAGELAEAGLDIIGISPDAPDKLMRFREKENLGITLVSDPDKEVLRAYGAYGPKKMYGKEVVGVIRSTFIVDAEGRIERAAYNVKATGHVAKLRRELGLG; from the coding sequence ATGACCGAGACCGACGTCGCGCCTGTGCGTCTCTCCCCCGGTGACCCGGCGCCGGACTTCACGCTGCCCGACGCCGACGGCAACCCCGTCTCCCTCTCCTCGCACCGCGGCCGACGGGTGATCGTCTACTGCTATCCCGCGGCGCTGACGCCGGGGTGCACCACCCAGGCCGTCGACTTCACCGCCGCGGCCGGCGAGCTGGCCGAGGCCGGGCTGGACATCATCGGCATCTCGCCCGATGCGCCGGACAAGCTCATGCGCTTCCGGGAGAAGGAGAACCTCGGCATCACGCTGGTCTCCGACCCGGACAAGGAGGTCCTGCGCGCGTACGGCGCGTACGGGCCCAAGAAGATGTACGGCAAGGAGGTCGTCGGGGTCATCCGGTCGACCTTCATCGTCGACGCCGAGGGCCGCATCGAGCGGGCCGCGTACAACGTCAAGGCCACCGGGCACGTCGCCAAGCTCCGCCGGGAACTCGGCCTCGGCTGA
- a CDS encoding YjbQ family protein: MRSEVRSVRTGGHPVVVDLTDECAEFVREEADGLLHVFVPHATAGLAIIETGAGSDDDLLAQLDVLLPRDDRWRHRHGSPGHGRDHVVPAFVPPYASVPVLEGRLMLGTWQRICLVDTNTDNATRHVRLSFLAG; this comes from the coding sequence ATGAGGTCCGAGGTCCGCAGCGTCCGCACCGGCGGTCATCCCGTCGTCGTCGACCTGACCGACGAGTGCGCCGAGTTCGTCCGCGAGGAGGCCGACGGGCTGCTGCACGTCTTCGTCCCCCACGCCACGGCCGGGCTGGCGATCATCGAGACCGGCGCCGGCAGCGACGACGACCTGCTCGCCCAGCTCGACGTGCTGCTCCCCCGCGACGACCGGTGGCGGCACCGGCACGGCAGCCCGGGCCACGGCCGCGACCACGTCGTCCCCGCGTTCGTGCCGCCGTACGCGAGCGTGCCCGTGCTCGAGGGCCGGCTGATGCTGGGCACCTGGCAACGGATCTGCCTGGTCGACACCAACACCGACAACGCCACCCGGCACGTCCGGCTGTCGTTCCTCGCGGGGTGA
- a CDS encoding potassium channel family protein, producing MAAVAFLGAYAWPILNPSLVAPWPTVCHLFAWLAWGLFAVDLVVRLVMAADRRSFLRDNLLDLAVVALPLLRPLRLLRLVTLLAVLNRHAGHSLRGRVVVYVVGATSLVMVVASLAILDAERGRPGSTIESFGDAVWWSFTTVTTVGYGDRFPVTVQGRAVAVGLMLAGIALLGVVTATFASWLVERVREAGEDSEAVTRRDLTMLTAEVARLRAVLEARAVSESADRAGSEA from the coding sequence TTGGCGGCCGTTGCCTTCCTCGGCGCGTACGCCTGGCCAATTCTCAATCCCTCACTCGTCGCCCCATGGCCGACCGTTTGCCACCTCTTCGCCTGGCTGGCATGGGGTCTGTTCGCCGTCGATCTCGTCGTCCGGCTAGTAATGGCCGCGGACCGCCGGAGCTTCCTCCGCGACAATCTGCTGGACCTCGCTGTCGTTGCCCTTCCCCTTCTCCGACCGTTGCGTCTCCTGCGCTTGGTCACCCTGTTGGCCGTTCTGAACCGGCATGCGGGGCACTCGCTGCGGGGGCGCGTCGTGGTCTATGTCGTCGGCGCCACATCCCTGGTCATGGTCGTCGCGTCCTTGGCCATTCTCGACGCCGAGCGCGGACGACCGGGCAGCACCATCGAGAGCTTTGGTGACGCCGTCTGGTGGTCGTTCACGACAGTGACGACGGTCGGATACGGCGACCGCTTCCCGGTGACCGTGCAGGGCCGGGCTGTAGCGGTCGGCCTGATGCTGGCGGGGATCGCTCTGCTCGGCGTTGTGACGGCGACATTCGCCTCCTGGCTCGTCGAGCGCGTGCGAGAGGCCGGGGAGGATTCCGAAGCGGTGACGCGCCGCGACTTGACGATGCTGACTGCCGAAGTGGCCCGGCTACGCGCGGTCCTCGAGGCGCGGGCAGTGTCGGAATCGGCCGACCGGGCAGGATCGGAGGCATGA
- the rph gene encoding ribonuclease PH gives MTRPDGRAADQLRPVTITRSWLDHAEGSVLVEFGRTRVLCAASVTEGVPRWRKGSGLGWVTAEYAMLPRATHTRSDRESVKGRIGGRTHEISRLIGRSLRAAIDLGALGENSIAIDCDVLQADGGTRTAAITGAYVALADAVSWLGERKKLAKPTAIVNSVAAVSVGVIDGEPRLDLAYEEDVKAGSDMNVVCTGDGGFVEVQGTAEGAVFDRATLDALLDLAVAGCAELTKIQQEALSTEVGRR, from the coding sequence GTGACTCGCCCCGACGGCCGCGCGGCCGACCAGCTCCGCCCGGTGACCATCACCCGCTCCTGGCTCGACCACGCCGAGGGCTCGGTCCTCGTCGAGTTCGGCCGCACCCGCGTGCTGTGCGCCGCCAGCGTCACCGAGGGGGTGCCGCGCTGGCGCAAGGGCTCCGGACTCGGCTGGGTCACCGCCGAGTACGCGATGCTGCCGCGCGCCACGCACACCCGCAGCGACCGCGAGTCGGTGAAGGGCCGCATCGGCGGGCGCACGCACGAGATCAGCCGGCTCATCGGCCGCTCGCTGCGCGCGGCGATCGACCTGGGCGCGCTCGGCGAGAACAGCATCGCCATCGACTGCGACGTCCTGCAGGCCGACGGCGGCACACGCACCGCCGCGATCACCGGCGCCTACGTGGCGCTGGCCGACGCGGTGAGCTGGCTCGGCGAGCGCAAGAAGCTGGCCAAGCCGACGGCGATCGTGAACTCGGTGGCCGCGGTCAGCGTCGGGGTCATCGACGGCGAGCCCCGCCTCGACCTCGCCTACGAGGAGGACGTGAAGGCCGGCTCCGACATGAACGTCGTCTGCACCGGTGACGGCGGCTTCGTCGAGGTGCAGGGGACCGCCGAGGGTGCCGTCTTCGACCGGGCCACCCTCGACGCTCTGCTCGACCTGGCCGTCGCCGGCTGCGCCGAGCTGACCAAGATCCAGCAGGAAGCCTTGTCGACGGAGGTGGGGCGCCGGTGA
- the rdgB gene encoding RdgB/HAM1 family non-canonical purine NTP pyrophosphatase, translating into MKLLLATRNKGKLAELQRLLADAVPGVEVVGLADVAEYPEAPETGATFADNALLKAREAVRYTGLPAVADDSGITVDALNGMPGVLSARWSGRHGDDDANTALLLGQLADVPDERRGAAFVCAAALVTPDGTEHVLERQWRGHVIHEKRGTNGFGYDPVFVPEGLELTSAELSPEDKDARSHRGQAFQALVPVVAETLTAS; encoded by the coding sequence GTGAAGCTGCTGCTCGCCACCCGCAACAAGGGCAAGCTCGCCGAGCTCCAGCGGCTGCTCGCCGACGCCGTCCCGGGCGTCGAGGTCGTCGGCCTGGCCGACGTGGCCGAGTACCCCGAGGCCCCGGAGACCGGCGCGACGTTCGCCGACAACGCCCTGCTCAAGGCGCGGGAAGCCGTCCGGTACACCGGCCTGCCCGCGGTCGCCGACGACTCCGGCATCACGGTCGACGCGCTCAACGGCATGCCCGGCGTCCTGTCCGCCCGCTGGTCCGGCCGGCACGGGGACGACGACGCGAACACCGCGCTGCTGCTCGGGCAGCTGGCCGACGTCCCCGACGAGCGGCGCGGGGCGGCGTTCGTCTGCGCCGCCGCCCTGGTGACGCCGGACGGCACCGAGCACGTGCTCGAGCGCCAGTGGCGCGGCCACGTCATCCACGAGAAGCGCGGCACGAACGGCTTCGGCTACGACCCGGTGTTCGTGCCCGAGGGCCTCGAGCTCACCTCCGCCGAGCTCTCGCCGGAGGACAAGGACGCCCGCAGCCACCGGGGCCAGGCGTTCCAGGCGCTCGTCCCCGTCGTCGCGGAGACCCTCACCGCGAGCTGA
- the arr gene encoding NAD(+)--rifampin ADP-ribosyltransferase has product MDEGPFFHGTKADLRVGDLLTPGFRSNYRPEVVMNHIYFTALRDGAGLAAELAPGNRAPRVYVVEPTGPFEDDPNVTDKKFPGNPTRSYRSAAPLRVLGEAPDWTRLTPEALQVWRDRLTALRADERGEIIN; this is encoded by the coding sequence GTGGACGAAGGGCCGTTCTTCCACGGCACGAAGGCCGATCTCCGGGTCGGAGACCTCCTGACGCCGGGTTTCCGATCGAACTACCGACCCGAGGTCGTGATGAACCACATCTACTTCACCGCGCTGCGTGATGGCGCCGGCCTCGCCGCGGAACTGGCGCCCGGGAACCGCGCCCCGCGCGTCTACGTGGTCGAACCGACCGGACCATTCGAGGACGACCCGAACGTGACCGACAAGAAGTTCCCCGGCAATCCCACCCGGTCCTACCGCAGCGCTGCCCCGTTGCGGGTTCTCGGTGAAGCTCCCGACTGGACGCGCCTGACGCCCGAGGCTCTGCAGGTGTGGAGGGATCGCCTGACGGCCCTCCGTGCCGACGAGCGGGGCGAGATCATCAACTGA